From Desmodus rotundus isolate HL8 chromosome 10, HLdesRot8A.1, whole genome shotgun sequence, one genomic window encodes:
- the LOC128779355 gene encoding protein VASP homolog — protein MAAARLPCFPRKLLASAPSARGRAHGGPGSGSERERACGPSPQPRAAPRRAPYRPRARSSRPAHSLAGSRRALPRPPAAGGGGGARPASQARRAHPGVRAWGSRPPPQAYGGGAVGPPALRGGARRATLGAGLRAVPTLTAEHCGDASENGRELCHQGSASARAGPLRPPPGYCSSLLTGLRSTQNARSPRPAQPRPTPVPARTAPPPAACTSWSWLVPQSVARTRFFRAAPPHQPQAAPVPASLMARAPSAPPARAYLQRGTATDTRRGLPALARRPGTGWTWDTGARVRVDPSHPGER, from the exons ATGGCGGCGGCACGACTTCCCT GCTTCCCGCGCAAGCTTCTGGCCTCCGCTCCGAGCGCAAGAGGAAGAGCCCACGGCGGTCCCGGCAGCGGCAGCGAGCGGGAGCGGGCGTGTGGCCCGTCTCCGCAGCCCCGCGCCGCGCCGCGCCGCGCCCCGTACCGCCCGCGAGCCCGGAGCTCGCGCCCCGCGCACTCCCTGGCCGGCTCGCGCCGggccctcccccgccctcccgcggccgggggcgggggcggcgcgCGGCCGGCTTCCCAAGCTCGGCGGGCGCACCCGGGAGTGCGAGCGTGGGGGTCCCGGCCCCCTCCACAGGCATATGGGGGCGGTGCGGTGGGGCCCCCGGCTCTGAGGGGCGGCGCCCGGAGGGCCACACTCGGCGCTGGGCTCCGGGCCGTCCCAACCCTCACCGCGGAGCACTGCGGAGATGCGAGCGAGAACGGCCGTGAACTCTGCCACCAAGGCTCGGCGAGCGCGCGCGCGGGGCCGCTGCGGCCGCCGCCCGGCTACTGTTCCAGCCTGCTCACCGGCCTGCGCAGCACCCAGAACGCCCGTTCCCCACGCCCGGCCCAGCCCCGGCCCACGCCCGTTCCCGCTCGCACCGCGCCGCCGCCGGCCGCCTGCACATCCTGGAGCTGGCTGGTGCCCCAGAGCGTGGCGAGAACGCGCTTCTTCCGGGCCGCCCCGCCGCACCAGCCGCAGGCTGCCCCCGTGCCCGCCTCGCTGATGGCCCGGGCCCCTTCCGCACCCCCGGCCCGCGCTTACCTGCAGCGTGGCACAGCCACAGACACTCGCCGTGGACTCCCCGCGCTCGCACGCAGGCCGGGGACGGGATGGACGTGGGACACGGGGGCACG AGTAAGGGTCGATCCCAGTCACCCAGGAGAAAGGTGA